In a single window of the Paramisgurnus dabryanus chromosome 23, PD_genome_1.1, whole genome shotgun sequence genome:
- the LOC135781872 gene encoding ferritin, middle subunit produces the protein MSEPRVKRIKTSLPLCKSHACVVGSQTRQNFPSVVEESLCGVSNLLLEVSYRLQALAIMFEQSDRALPRVAAFFHRESVMEQERAEAMMQYLCQRGGNLCCKNIQRPGIENGCDVLSALKILLNQWKEEMAIMTELSQLALNYGDPHTASIIKSQFLQPLIPKVKLVGDLLTEACRAGCTKDSAGGFGEFLFDQQQEKLQDCG, from the exons ATGTCTGAACCGAGAGTAAAGAGGATTAAGACCAGTCTGCCCCTCTGCAAAAGTCACGCGTGTGTTGTGGGGAGTCAGACGAGGCAAAACTTTCCATCTGTGGTGGAGGAGAGCTTGTGTGGGGTTTCTAACTTACTTCTGGAAGTTTCTTACAGACTGCAGGCGCTG GCTATTATGTTTGAGCAAAGTGATCGGGCTTTACCCAGAGTAGCAGCATTTTTTCATCGGGAATCTGTGATGGAACAAGAGCGAGCAGAGGCGATGATGCAGTACCTCTGCCAGCGTGGAGGGAACTTGTGCTGCAAGAATATTCAG AGGCCAGGCATCGAAAATGGGTGTGATGTCCTTTCGGCTCTAAAAATCCTTCTGAACCAGTGGAAGGAGGAGATGGCCATTATGACGGAGCTAAGTCAACTGGCACTTAACTATGGAGATCCACACACTGCCAGCATAATCAAAAGTCAGTTTCTTCAGCCCCTTATCCCAAAGGTCAAGCTTGTGGGTGACCTCTTGACCGAAGCTTGCAGAGCAGGATGTACCAAAGACAGTGCAGGTGGATTTGGCGAGTTCCTTTTTGACCAGCAACAGGAGAAGTTACAAGACTGTGGCTAG